Proteins encoded by one window of Nitrospiraceae bacterium:
- a CDS encoding M48 family metallopeptidase has translation MKKIIFAVSALVFLVACSTVPITGRQQLKLIPSDTILTMSNDSYKEFLLKNKAVYNTEEALMVSKVGKKIANAVEKYLAQNNLSDIVKDYKWEFNLIEDKSVNAWAMPGGKVVVYTGILPVVKNETGLAVVLGHEISHVIANHGDERMSQMLVAELGGVALDVALSKQYGKTNQLFMAAYGIGAQIGVLLPYSRLQETEADRLGLIFMALAGYDPRAAVVFWKEMSEKHKGKQPPAFLSTHPSDATRINGIETFIPEAMHYYKK, from the coding sequence ATGAAAAAAATAATCTTTGCAGTATCAGCTCTCGTATTTCTGGTTGCGTGTTCAACAGTCCCTATTACAGGCAGGCAGCAGCTGAAACTCATACCTTCCGATACAATCCTGACAATGAGCAATGACTCATACAAAGAGTTCCTGTTAAAAAATAAAGCAGTTTATAATACAGAAGAAGCATTAATGGTAAGCAAAGTAGGCAAAAAAATTGCAAACGCTGTAGAAAAATATCTTGCCCAGAACAACCTGTCTGATATCGTGAAAGATTACAAGTGGGAATTCAATCTAATCGAAGATAAAAGTGTGAACGCATGGGCTATGCCCGGAGGAAAAGTAGTTGTTTATACAGGGATACTTCCTGTTGTAAAAAATGAGACCGGCCTTGCTGTGGTGCTAGGGCATGAAATTTCGCATGTAATTGCAAATCACGGTGACGAAAGGATGAGCCAGATGCTCGTCGCAGAATTAGGAGGAGTGGCTCTTGATGTGGCTCTTTCAAAACAGTATGGAAAGACTAATCAGCTGTTCATGGCTGCATATGGCATCGGCGCTCAGATAGGAGTCCTTCTGCCTTACAGCAGACTGCAAGAGACAGAAGCAGACAGATTAGGATTAATATTTATGGCGCTCGCAGGGTATGACCCAAGAGCCGCAGTTGTTTTCTGGAAGGAGATGTCTGAAAAACACAAAGGGAAACAACCGCCGGCATTTTTGAGCACGCATCCTTCTGATGCAACAAGGATAAATGGTATTGAGACATTTATCCCAGAAGCGATGCATTACTATAAAAAATAA
- a CDS encoding phosphoribosylaminoimidazolesuccinocarboxamide synthase — MADIVLETNLNDLKLLRRGKVRDVYEVDDYLLIIATDRISAFDVVLPNGIPDKGRILTQISIFWFDKIKNIIENHIVATDVKEYPKILQKYKNILEGRSMLVRKAEPLPVECIVRGYLSGSGWKEYKKSKTAGGIKLPEGLSESSRLEEPIFTPSTKAEEGHDINISFEEVKRIVGSELGESLRNVSFKVYSKVRDIAEKKGIIIADTKMEFGIYKNKLIIIDELLTPDSSRFWSIKNYQPGKPQDSFDKQIVRDYLLTLDWNQTYPGPELPDEIVNKAADRYREIYKILTA; from the coding sequence ATGGCAGATATAGTGCTGGAAACAAATCTGAATGATCTTAAACTTCTAAGGCGCGGGAAGGTCAGGGATGTGTACGAAGTTGATGATTATTTACTGATTATAGCTACTGACAGGATATCTGCATTTGATGTTGTTTTGCCGAACGGGATTCCTGATAAGGGAAGGATACTTACGCAAATTTCGATATTCTGGTTTGATAAGATAAAGAATATTATCGAGAATCATATTGTTGCAACAGATGTAAAAGAATATCCTAAGATTCTTCAAAAATATAAAAACATTCTTGAAGGCAGAAGCATGCTTGTCAGAAAAGCAGAGCCCCTGCCTGTTGAATGTATTGTCAGGGGTTATCTTTCAGGCTCAGGATGGAAAGAATATAAAAAAAGCAAAACTGCCGGTGGGATAAAACTTCCTGAAGGACTTTCTGAATCATCAAGGTTGGAAGAGCCTATTTTTACTCCAAGCACAAAAGCAGAAGAAGGACATGATATAAACATAAGTTTTGAAGAGGTAAAAAGAATAGTCGGCTCCGAGCTTGGAGAGAGTTTGAGAAATGTAAGTTTTAAGGTTTATAGCAAGGTCAGAGACATTGCTGAGAAAAAAGGGATCATCATTGCTGACACAAAAATGGAATTTGGCATTTACAAAAACAAACTTATTATCATCGATGAACTCTTAACCCCCGATTCATCAAGATTCTGGTCTATCAAAAACTATCAGCCCGGAAAACCGCAGGACAGTTTCGATAAACAGATAGTAAGAGATTATCTGCTCACACTTGACTGGAATCAAACTTATCCGGGGCCGGAACTCCCCGATGAAATTGTTAACAAGGCGGCTGACAGGTACAGAGAAATATACAAGATACTTACAGCGTAG
- a CDS encoding YqhA family protein has protein sequence MDELLDKSRYLIWIAIIASTVSSAFAFLWGAYKTIAVTFNLIVTYGRDPYAFAGFIEVMDIFLIAIILFIFAIALHELFIGKLALPEWLAINNLQELKVKLSSVIILIMAVTFLKHLVEWRDPQGTYNYGLGVAAVSAALIAFTYFGGKEKQN, from the coding sequence ATGGACGAATTACTGGACAAAAGCAGGTATCTTATATGGATTGCGATTATCGCTTCCACTGTTTCATCTGCATTTGCTTTTTTATGGGGTGCTTACAAAACTATTGCTGTGACTTTTAATCTTATTGTTACCTATGGGAGAGATCCATATGCATTCGCAGGCTTTATAGAAGTTATGGATATTTTTCTTATTGCAATAATTCTCTTTATCTTTGCTATCGCCTTGCACGAGCTTTTCATAGGCAAGCTTGCCCTTCCAGAGTGGCTTGCTATAAACAATCTTCAAGAACTAAAAGTAAAACTAAGCAGCGTGATAATACTCATCATGGCCGTTACATTTCTCAAACATCTTGTTGAATGGAGAGATCCGCAAGGAACTTATAATTACGGCTTAGGCGTTGCTGCTGTTTCTGCAGCGCTTATAGCATTCACTTACTTTGGTGGAAAAGAGAAACAGAACTAA
- a CDS encoding type II secretion system protein GspG, whose translation MTLLKNKKGSSIVETLIVLIAISVLIVTVMGYYEDLAWEAKQTALKTELTNIRQSILLFKITKGRYPKSLQELLTENFVVPAKDTMIRSKYLEPHIIDQNKNILDPFGIPFVYDPSTGKVKSQKKDFESW comes from the coding sequence ATGACTTTACTGAAAAACAAAAAGGGCTCAAGCATCGTAGAAACCTTAATAGTCCTGATAGCAATAAGCGTCTTGATAGTAACAGTTATGGGCTATTATGAAGATTTAGCATGGGAAGCAAAACAAACTGCGTTAAAAACAGAACTAACCAATATCAGACAGTCAATACTTCTTTTCAAAATTACAAAGGGAAGATACCCAAAAAGTCTTCAGGAACTTTTGACAGAGAATTTTGTCGTACCTGCTAAAGATACAATGATCAGGTCAAAATACCTGGAGCCTCACATTATTGATCAGAATAAAAACATACTAGACCCATTCGGAATTCCTTTCGTTTATGATCCCTCCACAGGCAAAGTAAAGTCTCAGAAAAAAGACTTCGAAAGCTGGTAA
- a CDS encoding mechanosensitive ion channel family protein codes for MYEDIKKMLTPVLVCTISITVLLVLRKLGFGFFHKWAEKTETKLDNLMIESFKIPTIYIVFAIGIYIGITSSDLSQKYMSQITKIIYIIIIFAVTIISANLAGKLFRNYIQKSNLPVPTTGLAYGILKGTIIAIGILIILSFLGISITPIITALGVGGLAVALALQDTLANLFAGIHILVEKSIRIGDFIKLDNGQEGYVEDITWRTTRIRMIQNNMIVIPNNKLSQSIVTNYHLPEKRSALSIVIPVSYSSDIDKVEKIILEETNEAVFETQIILDNPQPFVRLIPGFGESSLDFTLTVSVREFADQQSAQHELRKRIFKRFKKEGIEIPFPHRIVYMKHGQDTGQ; via the coding sequence ATGTACGAAGATATTAAAAAAATGTTAACTCCAGTTCTTGTCTGTACAATCTCTATAACTGTTCTTCTTGTCCTTAGAAAACTAGGGTTTGGATTTTTTCATAAATGGGCTGAAAAAACAGAAACCAAACTCGACAATTTGATGATTGAATCATTCAAAATACCGACTATTTACATTGTCTTTGCTATAGGAATTTATATCGGAATAACATCATCAGATCTGTCTCAAAAATATATGTCTCAGATAACCAAAATAATTTACATAATTATCATATTTGCAGTCACAATAATATCTGCCAATCTTGCGGGTAAACTCTTCAGAAACTATATACAAAAATCAAATCTTCCTGTTCCGACAACAGGACTTGCATACGGCATTCTCAAGGGAACAATTATCGCAATCGGGATACTGATAATCCTGAGTTTTCTTGGAATATCCATAACTCCCATCATTACTGCTCTTGGGGTCGGAGGTCTTGCAGTTGCGCTTGCTCTTCAAGATACTCTTGCAAATCTTTTTGCCGGGATACATATACTGGTTGAAAAATCAATACGAATCGGGGATTTTATAAAACTTGACAACGGACAAGAAGGATATGTTGAAGATATCACTTGGCGTACAACAAGGATAAGGATGATACAAAATAATATGATTGTTATCCCCAACAATAAACTTTCACAAAGTATAGTCACAAATTATCACCTTCCTGAAAAAAGATCAGCTTTATCGATCGTCATACCTGTAAGTTACAGCTCAGATATAGATAAAGTAGAGAAAATTATTCTCGAAGAAACAAATGAGGCTGTTTTTGAAACACAGATTATATTGGACAATCCTCAGCCTTTTGTCAGGTTAATCCCGGGCTTTGGAGAAAGTTCACTGGATTTCACACTCACAGTTTCTGTCAGAGAATTTGCCGATCAACAGTCTGCACAACATGAACTGAGAAAAAGAATATTTAAAAGATTTAAAAAAGAGGGGATAGAGATACCCTTCCCGCACAGGATAGTGTATATGAAGCATGGCCAAGACACAGGGCAGTAA
- a CDS encoding ATP-grasp domain-containing protein: MNKKIQSVLVANRGVPAVRIMHTCRDRKISTTAVYSAPDRLAHHVFMADTAVHIGEAPPIESYLNMEKIIKAAIHSRSDAIHPGWGFLAENPVFAQMVIDEGLVWIGPKPEVLKIMGDKIESKKIAGKANLPTIPGIDNVTSIDQIKKWLKNSNVSFPIMLKASAGGGGKGMVKVENEDSLKLAFAQVKSEAKKSFGNDTILVEKYIERGRHIEVQVVADDDGNVAHLFERECTIQRRNQKIIEEAPSPTLDDNLRYDICSQAVRLMKEIGYSTAGTVEFIFDSAARKFYFLEVNTRLQVEHGITELITGLDIVGIMFDTAVGKKLPFNQSDIHPNRWALEVRLNAEDPKNFSPSFGKITRLQVPMGPNVRVASGVYEGSDIPPYYDSLFMLLMTAGADRKDAIRVMDRALGRNLRVEGVKTLAPLLLSIIRHPSFIEGDFSTRFIEEHMDELISMFTEKNSEDEVLKIARYVAEISALGTQKWM; this comes from the coding sequence ATGAACAAAAAAATCCAAAGTGTTTTAGTTGCAAATCGCGGAGTGCCTGCTGTAAGAATTATGCACACATGCAGGGACAGAAAAATATCTACAACTGCTGTATACAGTGCGCCAGACAGGCTGGCTCACCATGTATTCATGGCAGATACTGCTGTGCATATTGGAGAAGCTCCGCCAATAGAGTCCTATCTGAACATGGAAAAAATAATTAAAGCTGCTATTCATAGCAGGTCAGACGCAATACATCCAGGCTGGGGATTTCTGGCAGAAAATCCTGTCTTTGCACAGATGGTTATTGATGAGGGGCTGGTCTGGATTGGGCCTAAGCCCGAGGTTCTCAAAATAATGGGAGACAAGATCGAATCAAAAAAAATTGCAGGCAAGGCTAATCTGCCAACCATCCCCGGCATTGATAATGTCACAAGCATAGACCAGATAAAAAAATGGCTGAAAAACAGCAATGTTAGTTTCCCTATTATGCTAAAGGCATCGGCAGGCGGCGGCGGAAAAGGAATGGTAAAGGTCGAAAATGAAGACAGTCTTAAACTGGCCTTTGCACAGGTAAAATCTGAAGCAAAAAAATCATTCGGAAACGATACCATATTAGTAGAAAAATACATTGAACGCGGCAGGCACATTGAAGTCCAGGTAGTGGCTGATGATGATGGCAATGTAGCGCATCTGTTTGAAAGAGAATGCACTATACAGAGACGCAATCAAAAAATTATAGAGGAAGCGCCGTCTCCGACACTTGACGATAATCTTCGTTATGATATCTGCAGTCAGGCAGTCCGCCTCATGAAAGAAATAGGCTATTCAACTGCAGGAACAGTTGAATTTATTTTTGACTCGGCTGCAAGAAAATTTTATTTTCTGGAAGTCAATACAAGGCTCCAGGTCGAACACGGAATAACAGAACTTATAACAGGATTAGATATTGTCGGAATAATGTTTGATACAGCAGTGGGGAAAAAACTGCCTTTCAATCAGTCTGACATTCACCCAAACCGCTGGGCTCTTGAAGTCCGCCTTAATGCGGAGGATCCAAAAAATTTCAGCCCATCTTTTGGAAAGATAACAAGACTTCAGGTCCCGATGGGTCCTAACGTAAGAGTAGCATCAGGCGTTTATGAAGGCTCTGACATCCCTCCTTATTATGATTCACTGTTCATGCTACTTATGACAGCAGGAGCTGACAGAAAAGATGCGATCAGGGTTATGGACCGTGCACTCGGAAGAAACCTGAGAGTGGAAGGCGTAAAAACCCTTGCGCCGCTTTTGTTGAGCATCATAAGACATCCGTCTTTCATAGAGGGAGATTTTTCCACACGCTTTATCGAAGAACATATGGATGAATTGATATCCATGTTTACAGAAAAGAACAGTGAAGACGAAGTGCTCAAGATAGCAAGATATGTCGCTGAAATATCAGCGCTGGGAACTCAAAAATGGATGTAA
- a CDS encoding leucyl aminopeptidase has translation MAMNLTIKNVKERQFPCNALILPVVEGELDYYSKISPETHSFLKKISTEEFSGKHNEVLLIHSPKDIKPQRLLFIGLGKKTDISPEKLRQAGGKAAAYLAERGIKKTGLSTSLIESLKLSSSDFIEGSLLSLYKFRKYLKKEKQYGIDILTLLAKPSQLLKEKLIWAKTAVDAVNFARDLINTPSNDMTPTHLAKTALSLRKKNLSVKVLGRIEAEKLGMGAYLSVSKGSHQPPKFILLEYRGKKSSSKIKPLVLIGKSITFDSGGISLKPSENMEKMKDDMSGGAAVLGIFKAVSEAELPIHIVGILPATENLPGGSATKPGDIVKALDGKTIEIINTDAEGRLVLADAITYAKHFNPSAIIDIATLTGACTITFGNEAIAMMGNNRELLDKIKKSSERTYERAWEMPLFDEYKDYLKSDIADIKNTGGRSGSLITAAYFLYEFAQDTPWVHLDIASTAWIDKEKPYLAKGASGIGVRLILDFIAKELKTFS, from the coding sequence ATGGCTATGAATCTGACAATAAAAAACGTAAAGGAAAGACAATTCCCATGCAATGCTTTAATATTGCCTGTAGTAGAGGGTGAACTTGATTATTACAGTAAAATAAGTCCTGAAACTCATTCTTTCCTGAAAAAAATTTCTACGGAAGAATTCAGCGGCAAACATAATGAAGTTCTGCTTATTCATTCACCCAAAGATATCAAACCTCAAAGACTGCTCTTTATTGGTCTTGGCAAAAAAACTGATATTTCTCCTGAAAAATTGAGACAGGCGGGCGGCAAGGCAGCTGCGTATCTTGCTGAAAGAGGCATTAAAAAAACAGGTCTTTCAACAAGCCTTATTGAATCATTAAAACTCTCTTCTTCAGATTTTATCGAAGGCTCGCTTCTGAGTTTATATAAATTCAGAAAATATTTAAAAAAAGAAAAACAGTATGGGATAGATATTCTTACGCTTCTTGCAAAACCCTCACAACTTCTTAAAGAAAAACTTATCTGGGCAAAAACAGCTGTTGATGCAGTGAATTTTGCAAGAGATTTGATTAACACACCATCAAATGACATGACGCCGACCCATCTTGCAAAAACAGCTCTGTCATTAAGAAAAAAGAACCTTTCAGTAAAAGTTTTAGGGAGAATAGAAGCCGAGAAACTGGGGATGGGAGCTTATCTTTCAGTAAGCAAAGGTTCTCATCAACCTCCAAAATTTATCTTGCTTGAATATCGAGGTAAAAAATCCAGCTCAAAAATAAAACCCCTTGTGCTCATAGGAAAATCAATAACTTTTGACAGCGGAGGCATATCACTCAAGCCTTCTGAAAACATGGAAAAAATGAAGGATGATATGTCGGGCGGCGCTGCTGTGTTAGGAATATTCAAGGCAGTTTCTGAAGCTGAACTTCCTATACACATTGTCGGCATATTGCCTGCAACAGAGAATCTTCCGGGCGGATCTGCAACAAAACCCGGCGATATTGTAAAAGCGCTGGACGGGAAAACCATAGAGATAATAAATACCGACGCTGAAGGCCGTCTTGTTCTTGCAGATGCAATAACATATGCAAAGCATTTTAACCCGAGCGCAATAATTGACATTGCAACATTAACAGGAGCATGTACAATCACATTCGGCAATGAGGCAATTGCAATGATGGGGAATAATCGTGAACTGCTTGATAAGATCAAAAAATCATCGGAGAGGACTTATGAACGAGCATGGGAAATGCCGCTGTTCGATGAATATAAGGACTATTTAAAAAGTGATATAGCTGATATTAAAAACACCGGCGGCAGAAGCGGTTCACTGATAACAGCAGCATATTTTTTGTATGAATTTGCTCAAGATACGCCATGGGTGCATCTTGATATAGCCTCAACAGCATGGATTGACAAGGAAAAACCTTATCTTGCAAAAGGCGCATCAGGAATAGGTGTAAGGCTTATTCTGGATTTTATAGCAAAGGAATTAAAAACTTTCAGTTAA
- the tadA gene encoding tRNA adenosine(34) deaminase TadA, translating to MDIKTDEFFMRLALEEASLAFLKGEVPVGAVLVSKGSIVSKNHNLRETSKDPSAHAELLALRAGSEKSDSWRLSNATLYVTKEPCIMCAGTMLNARIARLVYGCRDEKGGAVNSLYQILSDNRLNHQVEIASGVLEKECAEMLKNFFKERR from the coding sequence GTGGATATAAAAACCGACGAATTTTTTATGAGACTGGCTTTAGAAGAAGCCTCTCTCGCCTTTTTAAAAGGAGAAGTTCCGGTTGGAGCTGTTCTTGTTAGTAAAGGCTCAATAGTATCGAAAAATCATAACCTCCGTGAGACTTCTAAAGACCCGTCTGCCCATGCTGAATTACTGGCATTAAGAGCTGGCAGTGAAAAAAGCGACAGCTGGCGCCTGAGCAATGCAACTCTATATGTGACAAAAGAACCATGCATTATGTGCGCCGGCACAATGCTGAATGCAAGAATCGCAAGGCTTGTTTATGGATGCAGGGATGAAAAAGGCGGAGCAGTCAACAGTCTCTATCAGATTCTTTCAGATAACAGGCTCAATCATCAGGTTGAAATTGCCTCAGGTGTTCTTGAAAAAGAATGCGCAGAAATGTTGAAAAATTTTTTTAAAGAAAGGCGGTGA
- a CDS encoding cation:proton antiporter produces the protein MEFEFLKSLVIIFAASAFVVLLLHRFKVPSIVGFLIAGAIIGPHGIGLIRDSHYVEMLAEIGVILLLFTIGIEFSLARLARIKKAVIGGGIAQVSLTISLSAVIAYIFNKNLNQAIFFGFLVALSSTAIVLKILSEKGEIDSPHGRTMVGILIFQDLCVVLLMLLIPVLSGSGMNLIEIGFKTGKALLILTAVILSARWIVPKILHQVVHTKIRELFMITIILLCLGVAFLTSRFGLSLALGAFLAGLIIAESDYADQATSDILPFADSFIGLFFVSIGMLINLNFISSNYLNVLTAVGIILFIKIITGFSSALIIGSSLRVAINSGLGLAQIGEFSFVLAIAGKSAGLLSDGIYQMFLASSVLTMALTPFILRVSPSVSAWVTASHLVRKISMRKKYQDSESIPGKRQGHVIVIGFGLNGKNLAKVLKEASLPYVVLEMNNDTVREMKKKGEPIYYGDGTSKDILRKLGIEKARVLVIAISDPASTRRIVSISKKENPKIHIVVRTKYLAEVEDLRRLGADEVIPEEFETSIELFARVLNHYKFPYSVIQDMIEQIRSNSYNVLRNIGFSDKLFEKYDWLSELPFDSYRIPENSDMIHKSIGSLQIRRKTGITIIAIRRSDEVFTNPNPEFSFNKNDIIFFTGNKDSINTAMKYFKKMEA, from the coding sequence ATGGAATTTGAGTTTTTAAAATCGCTGGTTATTATTTTTGCTGCTTCAGCGTTCGTAGTCCTGTTGTTGCATAGATTCAAGGTTCCTTCCATCGTAGGTTTTCTTATAGCAGGCGCCATAATAGGTCCCCACGGCATAGGATTGATTAGAGATTCACACTATGTTGAAATGCTTGCAGAGATAGGAGTTATATTACTTCTTTTTACAATCGGAATAGAATTTTCTTTGGCTCGACTTGCTCGAATAAAAAAAGCTGTTATAGGCGGTGGGATAGCACAGGTATCATTGACAATTTCATTGTCTGCTGTAATCGCATACATATTCAATAAAAATCTTAACCAAGCAATCTTCTTTGGTTTTCTTGTTGCCTTAAGCAGTACCGCAATCGTACTTAAAATACTTTCGGAAAAAGGTGAAATAGACTCTCCTCATGGCAGAACGATGGTAGGAATTTTGATTTTTCAGGATCTGTGCGTAGTTTTGCTTATGCTCCTCATTCCAGTGCTTTCTGGAAGTGGCATGAATTTAATTGAGATAGGATTTAAGACTGGGAAAGCACTTTTAATACTTACCGCAGTTATATTAAGCGCAAGATGGATTGTTCCAAAAATTCTCCATCAAGTAGTGCATACAAAAATCCGCGAACTGTTCATGATAACAATCATCCTTTTATGCTTAGGGGTAGCGTTTCTCACTTCAAGATTTGGCCTCTCGCTTGCCCTCGGAGCTTTTCTGGCAGGACTCATAATAGCTGAATCAGATTATGCTGATCAGGCAACTTCAGACATTTTGCCCTTTGCTGACAGCTTTATAGGACTGTTTTTTGTATCAATCGGAATGCTTATAAATCTGAATTTTATCTCTTCGAATTATTTGAATGTATTAACTGCAGTCGGAATAATATTATTTATTAAAATTATTACAGGATTTTCTTCAGCGCTAATTATTGGCAGTTCTCTTAGAGTGGCTATCAATTCAGGATTAGGGTTAGCGCAGATTGGCGAGTTTTCTTTTGTTCTTGCAATTGCAGGAAAATCAGCGGGGTTATTATCAGATGGCATATATCAGATGTTTCTTGCTTCATCAGTTTTAACAATGGCATTAACGCCTTTTATTCTGAGAGTTTCGCCCTCAGTTTCTGCATGGGTAACAGCAAGCCATCTGGTCAGAAAAATCAGTATGCGCAAAAAATATCAAGACAGTGAATCTATTCCCGGGAAGAGACAAGGCCATGTAATAGTAATTGGTTTTGGCCTAAACGGGAAAAATCTTGCAAAGGTATTAAAAGAAGCCTCTCTGCCTTATGTTGTACTTGAAATGAACAACGATACTGTGAGAGAAATGAAGAAAAAAGGAGAACCAATATATTACGGGGACGGCACAAGCAAAGATATTCTCCGCAAGCTGGGCATAGAAAAAGCACGAGTGCTTGTTATCGCTATTTCAGATCCAGCTTCAACAAGAAGAATAGTTTCAATCTCAAAAAAAGAAAATCCCAAGATTCATATCGTCGTCAGAACCAAGTATCTTGCAGAGGTTGAAGACTTAAGGAGACTTGGAGCTGATGAAGTAATACCAGAAGAATTTGAAACCTCCATCGAGTTGTTCGCACGAGTTTTGAATCATTATAAATTCCCATACAGCGTAATCCAAGACATGATAGAGCAAATAAGGAGCAACAGCTATAATGTCCTGCGAAATATAGGATTCAGCGATAAATTGTTTGAAAAATATGATTGGCTATCAGAACTTCCATTTGACAGCTACAGGATTCCAGAAAATTCCGATATGATACACAAGAGCATCGGCAGTCTTCAGATAAGAAGAAAAACAGGCATTACTATCATTGCAATAAGACGATCAGATGAGGTATTTACTAATCCTAATCCTGAATTCAGTTTCAACAAAAATGACATCATATTTTTTACAGGCAACAAAGACAGCATTAATACAGCGATGAAATATTTCAAAAAGATGGAAGCCTAA
- the ribD gene encoding bifunctional diaminohydroxyphosphoribosylaminopyrimidine deaminase/5-amino-6-(5-phosphoribosylamino)uracil reductase RibD, whose translation MNDALMMKRVLRLAAKASGMTSPNPMVGALLVKNEKIIAEDFHKKPGTPHAEALVIQKTGAKAKGTALYVNLEPCCHTEKLTPPCTKAIIESGIKKVILGMKDPNPKVFGRGIKEMENAGIKVVSGVLEKECVKLNEAYIKYITKKIPFVTMKVAMTLDGKIATPEGESKWITGEKARQYVHNLRSSTDAVMTAIGTIKADDPQLTSRIKGKKDPVRIIIDPRLDIPIDSKILITPPQTIIVASSKLQDKEKKNTLLGRGVRIIEYEEKNLDLKWLMNILGELEISSVMIEGGSSLNSHALEDGIVDKIMFFIAPKIIGGKESFTAVGGKTFRKLSEAYQIKDINHKTIGEDILIEGYIN comes from the coding sequence ATGAATGATGCTCTGATGATGAAGAGGGTTTTGAGGCTTGCAGCTAAGGCAAGCGGAATGACAAGCCCTAATCCGATGGTTGGCGCTCTTCTTGTTAAAAACGAAAAGATTATTGCTGAGGATTTTCATAAAAAACCCGGAACTCCGCACGCTGAAGCGCTTGTAATCCAAAAAACAGGTGCAAAAGCAAAAGGCACTGCACTTTACGTCAATCTCGAACCATGCTGCCACACAGAAAAATTAACTCCGCCCTGTACAAAGGCAATAATTGAATCAGGGATAAAAAAAGTTATTTTAGGAATGAAAGATCCTAATCCCAAAGTTTTTGGCAGAGGGATTAAAGAGATGGAGAATGCAGGGATAAAGGTTGTCTCTGGTGTGCTGGAAAAAGAATGCGTAAAATTAAATGAAGCTTACATTAAATACATAACAAAAAAAATACCTTTTGTAACAATGAAAGTTGCAATGACTCTGGATGGAAAGATAGCAACTCCGGAAGGCGAGTCAAAATGGATTACAGGAGAAAAGGCAAGACAATATGTTCACAACCTGAGAAGCAGCACTGATGCAGTTATGACTGCGATCGGGACTATTAAGGCAGATGACCCGCAATTAACTTCAAGAATAAAAGGCAAGAAAGATCCTGTAAGAATCATAATTGACCCAAGACTCGATATTCCCATTGATTCTAAAATTCTTATTACCCCGCCTCAGACAATAATAGTTGCCAGTTCAAAGTTGCAGGATAAAGAGAAGAAAAATACTTTGCTTGGCAGGGGGGTCAGGATTATTGAATATGAGGAAAAGAATCTTGATCTTAAGTGGCTGATGAATATTCTTGGAGAGTTGGAGATCTCATCTGTAATGATTGAAGGAGGGTCTTCATTGAACAGCCATGCGCTTGAAGACGGTATTGTGGATAAAATCATGTTTTTTATAGCCCCGAAAATAATAGGCGGAAAAGAATCATTTACTGCTGTTGGAGGAAAGACTTTCAGAAAACTTTCAGAGGCATATCAGATAAAAGACATAAATCACAAAACTATTGGAGAGGATATTTTGATTGAGGGATATATTAACTGA